A window of the Arachis duranensis cultivar V14167 chromosome 5, aradu.V14167.gnm2.J7QH, whole genome shotgun sequence genome harbors these coding sequences:
- the LOC107489194 gene encoding uncharacterized protein LOC107489194: MASSSSKRQKRKEPRKSVPFDEKRFKTAFHEREFERIRAKKIFPELIFQININESPQIREKIEQRGWQLLTSPEGKINGNLIKEFYANVVREDKTKAPTFKSYVRGKKVDFSPSAITRALHLKSPHFDKASYQARISRSPDNDELSEIVLDICVIAADWERYVDGRPKFIKRGDLSPEAKGWFELVRRSILPAANNSEVNINRATMLPFICCGELSVLYQEWSEERRQEWLLSELSGKCHLSGPDLPKIEEITDVLETFHVIAELPSDNFGAYIISMATAPSDMLAVELLQWECHVKQPLRVVPLFEKLADLESAPAAVAWLFSIDWYRNRINGK; encoded by the exons atggcatcatcaagctcaaagaggcaaaagaggaaggaaccCAGGAAGAGTGTTCCTTTCGATGAGAAGagattcaaaactgcctttcaTGAGCGTGAATTTGAGCGGATAAGGGCCAAAAAGATATTTCCAGAGTTAATATTCCAAATCAATATAAATGAATCACCACAGATTCGGGAGAAAATCGAACAGAGGGggtggcaattgctcacaagtCCAGAGGGGAAGATCAATGGAAACCTCATCAAAGAATTCTATGCAAATGTAGTTAGAGAAGACAAGACCAAGGCCCCAACCTTCAAAAGCTACGTGAGAGGCAAAAAGGTGGACTTCAGCCCAAGTGCCATAACAAGAGCTCTTCACCTGAAATCACCTCATTTTGATAAGGCCAGTTATCAGGCAAGGATAAGTAGAAGCCCTGATAATGATGAGCTCTCAGAGATAGTGTTAGACATCTGTGTTATAGCAGCTGATTGGGAGAGGTACGTAGATGGGAGGCCCAAGTTCATCAAAAGGGGAGACCTTAGCCCTGAAGCTAAGGGGTGGTTTGAACTTGTAAGGAGGTCCATCCTACCAGCTGCAAATAATTCAGAAGTTAACATCAATCGAGCTACTATG CTTCCATTTATCTGTTGTGGAGAGTTATCTGTTTTGTACCAAGAGTGGTCTGAGGAACGCAGGCAGGAATGGCTCCTGTCAGAGCTCAGTGGAAAGTGCCATCTGTCCGGTCCTGATCTTCCGAAAATAGAAGAGATCACTGATGTTCTGGAAACCTTCCATGTCATTGCAGAACTTCCCTCAGACAACTTTGGTGCCTACATAATCTCAATGGCAACAGCACCGTCTGATATGCTTGCTGTTGAGCTCTTACAATGGGAATGCCATGTGAAGCAACCGCTAAGGGTCGTACCATTGTTTGAAAAGCTTGCTGATCTTGAGTCTGCTCCTGCTGCAGTGGCGTGGCTTTTCTCTATTGATTGGTACAGAAACCGAATCAATGGGAAGTAA